The sequence GCGCAAGCAGAGAGGAAGGCGGGGACGACGTCAAGTCATCATGGCCCTTACGTCCAGGGCAACACACGTGCTACAATGGTAGGGACAACGGGCAGCAAGCTAGTGATAGTAAGCGAATCTCGAAAACCCTATCCCAGTTCGGATTGGAGTCTGCAACTCGACTCCATGAAGTTGGAATCGCTAGTAATCGCGCATCAGCTATGGCGCGGTGAATACGTACCCGGACCTTGTACACACCGCCCGTCAAGCCATGGAAGTTTGGTGGGCCTGAAGATGGTGGCCGTAATAGGAGCTATTTAGGGCAAAACAAATAACTGGGGCTAAGTCGTAACAAGGTAGCCGTACCGGAAGGTGCGGCTGGAACACCTCCTTTTGGAGCCTTGTGCTTTACGAACCGGGATCTGCTTTTGTTGATTAGATAATTACTTTCTTTTGCATTAAATATTGGGAATAGTCCTAATAATCCTTTTTTGGGGGATTAGCTCAGTTGGCTAGAGCGCTTGCCTTGCACGCAAGAGGTCATCGGTTCGACTCCGATATTCTCCACGTTGTTCTAAAATGATAGGACAAAAAGATCTTTGACAGAATGGGAAAAACTTAAGGGTATCTAATTTGATTAGATATTCTGCAAAAAGAAAAGCGAGAGAAGGGTATACAGAGAATGCCTAGGCTTTTGGAGGCTACGAAGGACGCGACAAGCGGCGAAACGCTTTGGGGAGGTGCACATGACCTATGATCCGAAGGTATCCGAATGAGACAACTCAGCATGTTGAAGACATGTTCGTAAGGCCAACCCGGGGAACTGAAACATCTAAGTACCTGGAGGAAAAGAAAACAATAGTGATTCCGCAAGTAGTGGCGAGCGAACGCGGAAGAGTCCAAACCAATTGAGTTCCGGCTTGATTGGGGTTGTAGGACTTCAATAATAGTTTAATAATGAATTGGAATATACTGGAAAGTATTGCCGTAGAGGGTGAAAGTCCCGTACAGGTAAGTTATTAGATTAGTGAAGTATCCTGAGTAAGTGGGGGCCGGTGAAACCCCCATTGAATCCGGCGGCACCATCCGCCAAGACTAAATACTCCCAAAAGACCGATAGTGAACAAGTACCGTGAGGGAAAGGTGAAAAGTACCGTGAATAACGGGGTGAAATAGATCCTGAAACTGTATACCTACAAGCGGACGGAGCTACTTAGTGTAGTGACGTCGTGCCTTTTGCATAATGAGCCTACGAGTTACCTATATTAGCAAGATTAAGGATTTAAGGTCTGTAGTCGTAGCGAAAGCGAGTCTTAAGTGGCGTTTAAGTTAGTGTAGGTAGACGCGAAACCAGGTGATCTACCCATGGGCAGGTTGAAGTTGTGGTAACACACAATGGAGGACCGAACCGGTTGACGTTGAAAAGTCTTCGGATGACCTGTGGGTAGGGGTGAAAGGCCAATCAAACCTGGAAATAGCTCGTACTCCCCGAAATGCCTTTAGGGGCAGCGTCGGATGAGTTTGATGGAGGTAGAGCTACCAATTAGATGCGGGGGAGTCATATCCTACCAAATCTAGATGAACTCCGAATGCCATCAAACACTACCGGCAGTGAGGGCTAGGGTGCCAAGGTCCTAGTCCGAGAGGGAAAGAACCCGGACCATCGTCTAAGGTCCCCAAGTGATAATTAAGTTGAACTAAGGAGGTTCAGTCGCTGAGACAGCCAGGATGTTAGCTTGGAAGCAGCTATTCATTCAAAGAGTGCGTAACAGCTCACTGGTCGAGCGACAGAGCATCGATAATGATCGGGCATAAATTATCCACCGAAGACATGGATTTGTGCGTAAGCACGAGTGGTAGGGGAGCATTCTGACAGGGTCGAAGCAGCATGGTGATGTGTTGTGGACTTGTTAGAAAAGCAAATGTAGGCATAAGTAACGATAAGGCAGGTGAGAAACCTGCCCGCCGATAGACCAAGGTTTCCTGGGCGACGCTAATCGTCCCAGGGTTAGCCGGGACCTAAGGGGATTGCCGAAGGGCATACTCGATGGATATCAGGTCAAAATTCCTGAGCATCCGATAATACTGATGGAGTGACGGAGTGATGCAGTATCTGCGTGCTGACGGAATAGCACGTTGAATAGTGTACCTATAGGGACTATAGTTAAATGCGTAGTCCTTGGGGAAACTAGACAGTACATAGCGACTACGGTCAATGTGATAACGATACGAAACGCTTCCGAGAAAACCTTCTAAGATTATATTATTGGATCCCGTACCCCAAACCGACACAGGTGGTTAGGATGAGTAATCCGAGGCGCTCGAGTGATTCATGGCTAAGGAACTAGGCAAATTAGCCCCGTAACTTCGGGAGAAGGGGCGCCTACTTACTTTTGTAAGAGGCCGCAGCGAAGAAGTCCAGGCGACTGTTTAACAAAAACACATGGCTATGCGAACTCGAAAGATTCAGTATATAGCCTGACACCTGCCCGGTGCTGGAAGGTTAAGAGGGGGAGTTAACTTCGGTGAAGCTCTGAATTGAAGCCCCAGTAAACGGCGGCCGTAACTATAACGGTCCTAAGGTAGCGAAATTCCTTGTCGGGTAAGTTCCGACCTGCACGAATGGTGCAACGATCTGGACGCTGTCTCGGCCATGAGCTCGGTGAAATTGAAGTAGCGGTGAAGATGCCGCTTACCCGCAACGGGACGAAAAGACCCCATGAACCTTTACTGCAACTTAACGTTGGCCGTTGGCCAGGAATGTGTAGGATAGGCGGGAGACTGTGAAGGAGCGTCGCTAGGCGTTTTGGAGTCATTGTTGAAATACCGCCCTTTCCTGTTCGACGGTCTAACGGGCTAAATGTCCGGACATTGTTTGGTGGGTAGTTTGACTGGGGTGGTCGCCTCCAAAAGAGTAACGGAGGCTTTCCAAGGTTCCCTCACGACGGTCGGCAATCGTCGGAAGAGCGCAATGGCATAAGGGAGCCTGACTGCGAGAGAGACATTTCGAACAGGCACGAAAGTGGGACATAGTGATCCGGTGGTACCGCATGGAAGGGCCATCGCTCAAAGGATAAAAGGTACTCTGGGGATAACAGGCTGATCTCCCCCAAGAGCTCATATCGACGGGGAGGTTTGGCACCTCGATGTCGGCTCGTCACGTCCTGGGGCTGGAGAAGGTCCCAAGGGTTGGGCTGTTCGCCCATTAAAGTGGCACGCGAGCTGGGTTCAGAACGTCGTGAGACAGTTCGGTCTCTATCTGTTGCGGGCGTAGGAAATTTGAGAGGCTCTGACTTTAGTACGAGAGGACCGAGTTGGACACACCTCTGGCGTACCGGTTGTTCCGCCAGGAGCATCGCCGGGTACCTATGTGTGGAGCGGATAAGCGCTGAAAGCATCTAAGCGCGAAACCCACCTCGAGATGAGATTTCCATATAAGGGTTGTTATAGATTATGACGTTGATAGGCTTCAAGTGTACGTGTAGAGATACATTCAGCTGAGAAGTACTAATCGCCCAAGAGCTTTTCTTTTACGGTTAGCACTCTAGTGATAGAGTGCTAGCAAAGTTTTTCCTTTTCACTGTCAAATAACTTATTTAGAAGAGTTATTTGGTATTAGTGATTAGATTCGATGATCAAAGACATTAAGATATTGATGGTGTCAATGACGTGGGTGTTCACCTCTTTCCATTCCGAACAGAGCAGTTAAGCCCCACAGTGCTGATGGTACTGGGTTAACCCCCGGGAGAGTAGGTCGACGCCACATTCATTATATATAGAAGGTTAGTTAACACAAGATGTTGACTAACCTTTTTTTGTGACTATACTTTTTTACTTTTACATTAGGTTGGAAATTAATTAGTATAAAAGATATAATTATGGGTTTTATAGATAGTGGAATGAAAAGTCTACAACAGAACCGTAGACAATTAAAAGAAGCATCAACGAGATTTTTCAAAGACTCTAAGTCTTTGAAAATAAAACCTATGAAGTTTAAAAAAGCTTCGAGAAGAGAGTTAGACCTACTCAGGCATAAAATGGGGCAGGAGAAAAGAAGATTAATTTTCTACACGATTTTAAAAGTAATACTTTCAATACTAATTGTGTCAATAGTATTTTATATAGACGATATATTACCGTATTTAACCAAATGAATATAATAGAACAAATAGATTTAAATTTCAAATTACATGCTGTGGCATTACCAAAAGAATGTAATTTGATGCAAGTTTTTTCAACAGACAATATTAATTATATCGATAGTGGATTAGAAGCCGATACTTTTAATGTAATTCATTTAGAAAAAACAGATTCTATCTCAAAAAATGAATTAGAAAAGATTCTAAACTTTTATGAAAATAGGTTGAGAAAAGTATGTATATGGATTGAAAGTTCTAAACTTAATACAAAGACTGAACATATTTTTTCACAATTGTCAATTGGCGAAAGTGGAATAAATAAAGGGATGTATTCATCTCAACTAGATAAAATTAGAGATGTAGAAGATTGTTTCAATATCTACCAAGTAGATAATAAGCAAGACATCATTGATCATGCATTTGTTATTGCAAACAATTGGGACCCTTTTGATATAAATATTCTTCATTATTATGATAGAACATCAACTATTATATTAACTAATAAGAATAACTTGCTATTTAATTACAAAGAGGATAATGTAATTGTTGGAGTAATAGAATTATTTATTGAAAAGGAGAATCCAAAAAATGCAGGAATCTATAATCTATCAGTAATGAAAGAGAACAGAAGAAAGGGAATAGGGAGTAAACTTATTCAGCATGCTATGAAAGTAGCACACCAAAAAGGAGTAGAATTATTATTACTGCAAGCTTCAGATTATTCAGCAAACTTATTTTTAAAAGAAGGATTTAAAGTGCAGGGAGAATTTATTGAATTTTGTAAAAAAT is a genomic window of Flammeovirga pectinis containing:
- a CDS encoding GNAT family N-acetyltransferase, whose amino-acid sequence is MNIIEQIDLNFKLHAVALPKECNLMQVFSTDNINYIDSGLEADTFNVIHLEKTDSISKNELEKILNFYENRLRKVCIWIESSKLNTKTEHIFSQLSIGESGINKGMYSSQLDKIRDVEDCFNIYQVDNKQDIIDHAFVIANNWDPFDINILHYYDRTSTIILTNKNNLLFNYKEDNVIVGVIELFIEKENPKNAGIYNLSVMKENRRKGIGSKLIQHAMKVAHQKGVELLLLQASDYSANLFLKEGFKVQGEFIEFCKK